In Vitis riparia cultivar Riparia Gloire de Montpellier isolate 1030 chromosome 19, EGFV_Vit.rip_1.0, whole genome shotgun sequence, the following proteins share a genomic window:
- the LOC117908746 gene encoding uncharacterized protein LOC117908746 — protein sequence MRARLGPQQTGRPKPPTTIAGGVHHDPTVTPMPQNALSHRDPLVTPMMQNAPPHQAVRTIGKNLLSEPPMGSISKRLDDMLSTPFCSHIIHYEPPRGFLVPKFSTYDGCSDPFDHIMHYRQLMTLDIGNDPLLCKVFPASLQGQALSWFHRLPPNSVDNFRDLSEAFVGQYLCSARHKQNISTLQNIKMKDNESLREFVKRFGQAVLQVEACSMDAVLQIFKRCICPGTPFFESLAKKPPMTMDDLFRRANKYSMLEDDVRAATQQVLVAGQASKGTTEGSTKPPDRPRPSDRRQEGPSRPEMPPLTPLSITYEKLLPMIQSMSDFRWPRPLGSDPSRRDHSKKCAYHKEHGHTTETCRSLQYLVERLIKAGHLRQYLRTDARDGDASRGRDSGAPMAPAAPKAVINYINGGPSDEEFNSKRKRQRLLREAMVRERINSIRPGITEGGPHPIDGTIIFPPVDPTRILRPHRDALILSLGIDKFDVRRVLIDPGSSADLVQASVISHMGHNLVGLENPGRILSGFNGASTTSLGDIVLPVQAGPVTLNVQFSVVQDLSPFNVILGRTWLHCMKAIPSTYHQMVSFLTEDGQTNLYGSQLAARQCYQIAREAGTSRENEPLPESTHALDQ from the coding sequence ATGCGCGCGAGACTGGGCCCCCAGCAAACTGGCAGGCCCAAGCCACCGACGACCATCGCAGGGGGAGTGCACCATGATCCTACGGTCACCCCCATGCCACAGAACGCTCTTTCGCACCGTGACCCCTTGGTCACCCCCATGATGCAGAACGCTCCACCGCACCAAGCGGTACGAACCATTGGGAAAAATCTCCTGAGCGAGCCACCCATGGGCTCCATTAGCAAAAggttggatgacatgctctccacgcctttctgCTCTCATATCATTCATTACGAACCCCCAAGGGGATTTCTCGTACCAAAGTTTTCCACATACGATGGGTGCAGTGACCCCTTtgaccatatcatgcactaTCGACAGCTCATGACCCTCGACATAGGCAACGACCCACTGCTGTGCAAAGTATTCCCTGCCAGTCTGCAAGGACAGGCTCTTTCATGGTTCCATCGCCTACCTCCTAATTCGGTGGATAATTTCAGAGACCTTTCAGAAGCTTTCGTGGGACAATACTTATGCTCCGCCCGACATAAGCAAAACATCAGCAccttgcaaaacataaaaatgaaggataaCGAATCCTTGAGGGAGTTCGTGAAACGATTTGGCCAGGCTGTCCTACAAGTGGAAGCTTGCAGCATGGACGCTGTCCTACAGATTTTCAAACGATGTATTTGCCCAGGCACTCCCTTTTTTGAGTCACTAGCAAAAAAGCCTCCTATGACAATGGACGACTTGTTTCGACGTGCaaacaaatactcaatgctTGAAGATGACGTACGGGCAGCCACCCAGCAAGTATTGGTGGCCGGACAGGCATCCAAGGGTACTACAGAGGGAAGCACTAAACCTCCGGACAGGCCAAGACCATCCGATCGAAGGCAAGAAGGACCAAGCCGCCCGGAAATGCCACCCCTCACACCACTCTCTATAACTTATGAGAAGCTTCTCCCTATGATCCAGAGCATGTCCGATTTCAGGTGGCCCAGACCCCTCGGATCGGATCCATCCAGGAGAGACCATAGCAAAAAATGCGCTTACCATAAGGAGCACGGCCATACAACGGAGACGTGCAGAAGCCTCCAATATTTGGTGGAAAGGCTTATAAAGGCGGGTCATTTAAGGCAATACCTCCGTACAGATGCTAGAGATGGAGATGCCTCCCGGGGCCGCGATTCTGGGGCCCCCATGGCTCCGGCCGCCCCCAAAGCCGTCATAAATTACATTAATGGAGGCCCGTCGGATGAAGAGTTCAATTCCAAGCGAAAGAGGCAGAGGTTGTTGCGGGAAGCGATGGTGCGTGAGCGTATCAATTCCATCCGACCTGGGATAACCGAAGGAGGCCCGCACCCCATAGACGGAACGATCATTTTTCCTCCAGTAGACCCCACGCGGATATTACGTCCGCACCGTGATGCCCTCATTCTATCCTTGGGGATAGACAAATTCGACGTAAGGCGCGTCTTAATTGACCCAGGTAGCTCAGCTGATCTGGTGCAAGCGTCAGTCATAAGCCACATGGGACACAACTTAGTCGGTCTCGAAAACCCTGGAAGGATTTTGTCCGGATTCAACGGGGCATCAACTACCTCATTGGGAGACATTGTGCTACCAGTCCAAGCTGGCCCAGTCACTCTCAACGTTCAATTTTCGGTAGTCCAAGATCTATCACCCTTCAATGTTATCTTGGGACGTACATGGCTACACTGTATGAAGGCCATCCCCTCCACATAT